In Gammaproteobacteria bacterium, the genomic window TGGCGATCATTCCCCCGTGCATAGAGAGCCAATCTGACTCGGTCGCCTAACAATTTTGGGTAAGTCTTTGACGCTTCTTTTGGCTGCTCGTCATCTTTAGCTTGTGCGGCGATTTCGGCACGGAGCCGAGCGATGCTGGCGGCGGCTTTGACTGCCACTCGAATGTCTTGCGGTGAAGGGTCGACCGGAGCCATGGCCGCTTGAATGACTTTTTCGAGTTTTGCGATAGTACGTTCCGGATTGCCCGGGACTTCCTGAGTGTTGATGATCACCTCACCCGAGACTGCATACAATCGCCCATCGGGACCGCGTTCATAACGCATGCGCGGCGCCGAGGCATAAACGCCACCAACACTGGTATGCGCCTGCTCATGTTGCCGAACTTCTCGGTCGCGTGCTTGAAGCTGACGTAGCTCTTGTTGTACCTCTGCTAAACGTTGCGTATCTTCTTGGTCAACATAGCCTGCTTCGTCAGCTCTGTGGGTCAATGTTTTCCGACGAGACTCATTGGCATCGCCATTTTCCATCGCCTGGCCAGTCGCCTGACTGGGAGGATTGTGCGACGGCGCCCGACCAGGGATTTGTGCCGTCCGAAAGGAAACAGAGGCCACCATCGGCGCTGGGCGAAAAGTGCCCTGGGCAATCGAGGTTTTATGAACTGAAGGACTGGCCGGATGGCCAACCACTTCCATAACTCACCTACCGCTAAACGCGAATGTCTAAAATGGCGCCGACCGTCCGATTTTCGGTTTCAACGATTTTTCCGCCCGCGTCCGCCTGTAACCGCGCCTGATCAAGTTCAATCAACGCCTGCGTCAACTGGGTCTGGCCAGAAACATTTTGTTGCTGTCCATTGACCGCCGTATTTTCAGACTGTGCACTGGTCTCAGCGATGACTGTAGCCGCCTCATCCAGCCGCTTCTGTGCATTCTGAATGGTTTGAACACCAGCACCTACACCAGATAATGCATCGATTGCCATCGCCACCTCCGCGCACGCATATTGTGGGAATCCTCCTATTATAGGTTATTTTTTAACCAATTTCATCCTTTGCTTTGTTCGGCGTCGTTTTTCACCTTGTCATGATTAGACTCTTTCCCTGTACTGTTTTGTTCTCGAGCTCCCAGCACCAATGCGCCAACCGTCCATCCCGGTCCCAGCGGTAATGAGTCTGGTCCACGATACACACGCAATCGCCCTTCGGGAGTGAATGCAAATAAGAGATAGGCATTTTTGCCCCATTGACGCCGGTAATCTTCAATAGTGAACTCTTCGGTCAAGCGAGTCCACTTTATCTCGGCACCCTGTCCGAGCAAACTCGCTATTTTCTGCCAGCTCATGTCTGGACCAAACAGTGTCTGCACTTGCAAATCAGCCACCAGCCGTTTGCTTTCCACCATATTATCGCCGCTGATCGACAAATTAAGGGCATAAATATGTCGAGAACCAAATTCCGGGCGGTAACGGGTGTAAATCAGTGTATTGAGCTCTGGCCGACGCCCCATCAAAAACATTCGGGTCATCCCGGTTAAATCCAAATACAGATCAGCGTGCTCGCTGAGAATATTACCGTAATAGATCCTCAACCCCTGCATGCGCGCTTCCTGTATGCCAGCCCAACTATCATCCGCGATCAACACATCAACCCCTTGTTTTTCCAAGGCCTTTGCGATTTCGATAGACACCTTGTTGGCGCCAAAAATAAAGACGCCCTGTGCCCCTGCCTGCGACAAGCCCAACCACTTAGCCAATGGCCTTGCCGTGGCGCTCTGTAACACCACTGTACCGACAATCAACGTAAACATGAGCGGCAGGAGCAACTCGGCATCATCAAAACCATGTTCGGTCAATTGAAGTGCAAACAGTGCCGAAATGGCTGCCGCCACAATCCCCCGGGGGGCCACCCAGGAAAGCAATAGGTATTCCCGCCAATTGATGCTCGTGCCGATTTTGCTTGCCAGCACACTAAAAGGTCGCACCACCAATTGTGCAGCACACAGCACTGCTGCCGCTGACCAACCAAGTTGCCGCACCAGACTTAAATCCATGCGCGCCGCCAAAATAATGAACAAAAACGAAATCAGCAAAACTGTCAAATGCTCTTTGAAATCCAGTATGTCGCTGACGGCAATATCCTTGGTGTTGGCCACAATGATGCCCATTAAGGTGACCGCCAGAAGGCCAGACTCATGGACCACTTGGTTGGCAGAAGCGAAGACGAGCAACACCAAACTCAAAACGAAAAAATTGGCCAAATATTCTGGAACCCAATGCCGTTTGAGCACCTGTGTCATCACGAGTGCACCAAGACCGCCTAATACGGAGCCTGCCGCTACCAGAGAGAAAAACGACCAGATTGGTTGTGTTTGCTGGCCAGAAACCACGGCCTCATAAACAATCACAGCCAATAATGCCGCCACCGGATCAATGATGATCCCCTCCCAACGCAAAATATTCGCAACACGGGACGTCGTATGCATGCTCCGGAGCATTGGCACGATGACAGTTGGTCCCGTGACGGTGGCAATGGCACCAAAAACCGCCGAAATACTCCAGGACAAGCCTGCGAGGTAATGAGCTGCCAGGGTTAAACCCATCATGGTGACCACAACGCCAATGGTCGAAAGGTTTCGAATGATCTTGGTCACCCCCCGAATTTCAGCAAACCTCAGTGAAAGACTGCCTTCAAACAAGATGACCGCGACGCCAAGCGATACCATTGGAAACAGCAAATCACCAAGCAGCTGGTCCGGCTGAATCCATCCGGTGACCGGTCCAAGCAGAAGACCGGATATCAACAAAAACAAAATGGCAGGCAACCGAAACCGCCACCCAATCCATTGGCAAATAAAGCCAATGCTCATCAAAAGGGCCAACGTCAATGCAATAGACAGCATAAATGAAAGAATTGATTTTGGGTCGAATTTGTAGGCAGTTTACTGAACGACCTCCGCTTTGCCTAGCGCTGTTTCTTGAAATTTTTCTTCAGCCATTGAAAAGCCAAAGCGCCAACAACGTTTAACAAAAACGGCAACAACAAGGCATAGGCCCCGCTTTCTCCCCCTCGGTTCAACCATTGATAAAGCGCCACGCCAACCATTGGCATCAGCAAACCTCGGATACCTGTTAAGGTGATATGAATTGTCATGTATTGCGCCGCCTTTTCTTGCGAAGCGAAATCAAGGTGCCCGAGGTTCCAACCAAGCACTGCACCGGAAACCGCTATGCCATACAAGAAAGCTGCGAGCCAAAGCAAGGGCTGCCAACCTGTGATTGCCGTCGCTGCAAAACAACCAATGGCAATGACAAAACTCCAACAATGGGAGGCCCGGTACTCAATGATATGCATCCTATCAAGGCGTCTCGCCCACCATTGAATCATAAAAGGCATCAGAGCGAGCGGTATCGAAGACGTGGCCAGCATTTGCATGCGTGAGTCGATATTCATCGCATCGTTCATCACCAAAATCATTGGCGCCATAAACATTAAGTTACCTGACCCAAAAACAAACATAACCATCATATAATTGCGAAACAGCTTATCCGTGCGAAGAATTTCCCACATGACCGACAGCCGAAAGCCTCCGTCTTCATTTCGCTGCCGTCGCTCAGCACGATACAGTTTGTCCGCGCCACGCAAGCGCACTGCCCGGTACGCCCAAGCCCCTAGGGCACCCAGCACTGCCGACGCTCCGAGATAAAATGGCACCAAGTTCGCCCAAGTATCGTTAATGACACCAAGCGATGCGCCGCTGGTCGCCATAATCACAGCCATCACAATGGCCATTTTGCCCGTCAGCTTAGCCCGGATGTTGCGGGGATAATTGGCGCGCCAGATGGTGGCCCGAACCGTCAAGATGCCTGTCCAGAAAAAACGCCCCAGCACAACCGCAACCGAGAACATCACAAGGCCCAATGACGTCCTCGGGGCTATCGCCATGACTCCGACGGTCAACGACAGCAGCATGCCAAGGTAAGAGACGAATTTGATCTTGTCACGCCCCTGTTCGAGATAAGCCCACAACGGACTGGCCAAATTCGCAATGGTTGGCGCCCCAACCACCAACGCAACAAAAAAAGCCAATTGGTCATTCGACACCAAGCCATCAAACCGATGACGAACCAAAACTCCCGCAACACCGCCTTCGAGAACCCCCAGCGCGAACGCCAGTGTTGCCCAGCTTTTCAACTCGCGCCAAAAGTGCGATTTACGCCCCATTGTCATTCAACATCCTGTTGCCCAGCTTCTGGAAGGGCGGTGAATGCTTGCGATTTTTTGCTTCTGGCGCCCAATTCCATGATTTTTTGGGCCCGTCGAAATACCGTTCCACTCTTGCCGTCTTTGAGTTTGTACATGGCCTCTTGCCAATGCTTCCTTGCCGCATCCAGTTTATTACCAACATTTTCAAGGTCCTCGACGAAACCCGCCAGTTTGTCGAGCAAGGCGCCTGCCTGTTTGGCAATCTCTTCCGCATTCTTGTTTTGACGCTCAAAACGCCACACATTCTCCACAATTCGCAGGGTCGATAGCAGGGTCGTCGGGCTGACTAGGATGATCTTTTTCTCAAAGGCAAAGGAGAAGAGGTTAGGGTCATGCTGTACGGCCAACAAATAGGCCGGTTCAATCGGCACAAAAATGAAGACAAAGTCGAGTGTCGCAATACTTTCAAGCATTTCATATCGCTTCTCCGCCAGTCGCTTGATATGATTGCGAATGGCGGCGACATGCTCATCCAGCCACTTTTTCGCCACCTTCTCATCATCACTGGCCGCCACGTATTGCTCATAGGCCGACAGCGAGACCTTAGCATCGACCACGATATCTTTGTTATCCGGCAAGTGCACAATCACATCAGGGCGATAACGTTTTGCTGTCTCGCCTTTCAACGTTTTTTCCCGGGAGTACTCTATTCCCTCGCGCAACCCGCTTAACTCAAGCAATCGCGCCAAAACCACTTCACCCCAGGTTCCCTGCGCCTTCTTATCGCCTTTCAAGGCTTTCACCAATCGCTCAGCTTCTTCTGACATTTGCTGGTTGAGTGCTTTCAGTTGCAACAGTTCACCGCGCAACATATTCCGATCTTGCAGATCCTCGCTGTGTACTTGTTCCAGGCGCTGCTTGAATTCTTTAATCTGCTCGTTCAATGGTCGGATAACATTCGCCAAGGTTTCGTGTTGCCGCTTGTCAAAAATCGACGTCTTTTTTTCCAATATGTCATTGGCCAGTTTTTCAAATTGAGCAGACAATTCTTCCCGGGCCTGGCTCAACATTTCGATTTTCTCTTGCGCTGCCTTCAGCTCAGTGGCTTTGGCGGTCGTCACTTCTGCCAAACGTGCTTTCAGTTCCGAATTTTGCTCGAGCAACGACTCAATCTTTGCCTGACACTCGCCAAGCGCCTCGGTTAACTTTGCGGCACGTTCCATCTCAAATTGAGATTTTTGGACTGCTTCGGCACTTTTCACCTCGCTCTCATGCCACTTTTCTTTCAGTTCTGCAAGTGATGCCTCGGCCTTGCGAAGCTGGCGAGACACTCGCACAGTGGTACGCCATTGATAGACGAGCAGCGCCGCCAAAAGCGCATTTCCGATGACAAGGAAGGTGACAGCAGTCACGGTACACATCTCCTTTCGAATTCATGGAGGCCAAGTGTAACATGAACCCGGCCTCACCTTGATTCACCAAAAACATCCGCCGCCTCAAAAAAATTCGACCTTGGTGAATCGAACAAGACATACTAGAATTTGCGTTTACCTTAGAAACCAGCAGTAGACTATGCGCATCGTCACATTCAACGTTAACGGCATAAGAGCTCGCCTTCATCAACTTAAAGCATTGGTGGAAACACTTTCGCCGGACATCATCGGGCTGCAGGAAGTCAAAGCGGATGACGAAAGTTTTCCATACGACGATGTTCGTGCACTTGGGCTACATGTGGAAACCTTTGGTCAGAAAGGGCACTACGGTGTTGCACTTTTGAGTCAACAGGCGCCCATCTCAGTCATTCGTGGTCTGCCAAACGATCCTGAAGATACCCAGAAACGGCTCATCACCGCCACCTATGAAATGCCCGATGGCTCGCCCCTGACCGTCATTAATGGTTATTTTCCGCAAGGTGAAAGCCGGGCACATCCTGTCAAATTCCCGCACAAAGAACGATTTTATCGGGCGCTCACCGAATGGCTGCATGATGCCCACGACAGTCGCCACCCTCTTGTCGTACTAGGTGATTTTAATATTGCACCACAAGATATCGATATTGGCATTGGTGAAGAAAATGCCAAGCGATGGCTCAGGACAGGCAAGTGTAGTTTTCTTCCCGAAGAACGCGAATGGTTCGAACGACTGCTTGACTGGGGACTGGTGGATCTCTATCGCCACATCCACCCAACCAAGAATGACAAATTCAGCTGGTTCGATTACCGAAGTCGCGGATTCGAGCGTGAACCCAAGCGCGGCTTGCGCATCGATGGCATTCTAGGCACCAAAGTGCTCGCTGACGTCGCTCAACAGGCGGATATTGACTACGATATTCGCGCCATGGCTAAACCCTCCGACCATGCACCGGTATGGGTTGATCTCGCCCTATGAAGACAACCTAAAGCCCTTGATTCTATCGAGAAGCCGCATTAAGTCCTCATCAGAAAGCGTTGGATAGGCGGGAAGCGCGAGCATTGCCTCACCCAAATCACGACTGTGTGGCAATGGTTCGCGTGTCACTTTGCCGTCAAACATCGGCTCTAGACGTACATCCGGGCAGCTGACCGATGCCAGCGGGATACCTGCCTTATGCAAGGCCGAAATCAGGTTGCTCCGCTGCGGCCAATAATCTTGCCGAATGGCAAAATACACTCGATACCAACTCGGTGTCTCGTCAGGTATGACCTCGGGCACCTCAAAATATGGAGATTCGGCTAAGGCGGCTCGACAAGCTCTGGCGATAGCAACACGACGAGAAAATAATTCGGGCCACTGTTCAAGATGATCTAATGCCAGAGCAGCGGCAAGCGGTGACAAGCGGTAATTCGAACCTGGGATACGTCGTTGAAAAATAAATTCGCCCGCCCGACCAGCACCGTGCTGATTTTGGCCATGATTGCGCAATTGTCGAATTTTGTTCGCCAAACGTACGGAGCTGGTTTGTACTATCCCCCCTTCTCCGGCGGAAATGTTTTTTTCGTTGCATAGGCTGGCACAGGCAATATCGCCAAAGGTGCCTACGTACTGATTCCGATAGCGAGCACCGACCGCCTGTGAGCAATCTTCAACCAAAATCAGCCGGTTTTGACGCACCCATTCCACGTCAGCCAAAAGTGAGGCAGGATGGCCACCTAGATGCACGAGGAGAATCGCCCGCGTCCGTCGGTTAATCAATGGTGCCACTGTTTCGCGATTTAAGCCCTGCGTTCGCGGATCAACGTCGGCAAAGACTGGCGTAGCACCGACACGCATGATCGCTGTCGCACACGCGATAAAACATCTGGCCGGCACAATGACTTCGTCTCCCGGCCCTATCCCCAAGGCCATCAGCGACAATTCCAAGGCATGCGTGCCATTGGTGACCGCGATGACATGGTCACAGTCAAATTGAGAAGCCCAGACAGACTCGAGCGCTTCGACCGTATCGCATACCAGCTGATTGACCTGACCTGACTGTATCAGGTTAGCAACACGCGCCAGGGCCACGTTTGAATAAACTGGCCACGGCCAACTCAATGGCTTCATTTTCCTGTCTTTTCATCCTGACCGACGCCAATCACCTTCCGAGGTTTTTTCAAGCTATCGCCCGAAACAATCCAGATTTCAACACGACGATTCCGCGCGCGGTTGTCTTCCGTCGTATTCGGCACGAGTGGACGTGTGTCGGCCAAACCATAAATGCTGAACCGCTTCTTATCCAATTTGCCGCCCTTAAGCAGTTCGCGCACGACACTGGCCGCACGGGCCCCGGACAATTCCCAGTTTGATGGATACAAAGGTGTTCGAATCGGCCGGTCGTCGGTATGTCCGGCGACGCGGATCTCCCCTTTGGTAGTGACCAATATATCGCGAATTTTGGCAATCACCGGTTTAAACTGCCGCCGCAACCTTGCTGAGCCGGAAGGGAACGACCCTTTTTCCCGAATGCGAATGACCACAATGCCGCCATGCGCCTCAATTTCAATCTGCCCGGAATTCAGTTCTTCTTTCAACGCGCTGGCCAATTGCTTCGCCAACGCTTCTGTTTTTTCAGTCGGCGCCGCAGACGATAGTTCCAACTCCTGAAGATTGGCGTCACCAGCGCCTTTTTCTCCCTTATCATCCTGCGCCTGCGGTTCCTCTTCCTGTGTCTCGAAATCCAATGACTCCTTCGTGATTTCGTCCGTACGCTGTTGAATGGTTTCAATGATGGTGGGTTCCGGCTTGCCTGGCCGGAATTCCTGAGCAATCACGCTTGTCCCTTTTGGAATGTCTTTGACCTTGATTTGATTTTGCACGCCAAAGGCGTTTTTCATAGAACCAGCGATTTGCTTGTACTTCAGAACATCCATTTCTGAAAAGGACAACAGCAAAACGAAAAAAGACATCAAGAGCGACATCAAGTCACTAAAGGTGCCCATCCAGGCGGGCAATCCGGGGGGAGGACATTTACATTCTTCTTGCGGTTCCGCCATCGCAACACCTACTCAGTCTTGGGACGCTGTGATTCGGGCAAATAGTTCATCAACATCTGCTCAATCACACGTGGGTTCTGCCCGGCCTGAATTGCTAATAACCCATCAATAATCAAATTGTTGGCGCGAGATTCTTCTTCGTTGCGTAGCTCTAACTTCTCTTTCACCGGAATGGCCAGCATGTTGGCCATCACCGCACCGTATAAGGTTGTGAGCAACGCTACGGCCATGGCAGGCCCAATTGACTTTGGATCGTCCATGTTCGCCAGCATACCGACCAAGCCCACAAGGGTACCAATCATCCCCATGGCCGGCGCGATGTCGCCCAAGCTCTTGAACACCAAGCTGGCTTCTTCGTGACGTGCTTTCGCCAACGCGACGTCTTGTCGCAGGATCGTCTCGACCACTTCCGCGCTGTGACCATCGACCAACAAGCCAACGCCTTTTTTCATAAATGGATTGGGAATGTCAGCGCCTTCAAGTGATAAGAGCCCCCCTTTTCGGGCCATATCGGCCAATTCAACAATTTTGGCAATCAGGTCATTGAGGTTCTCAGACTTAAAAAACAGGCTTTTCATACCAACCTTGAAGCCACCAAAAAACTGGCCCAAGGTATGCTTCATGATCACGATGAAATGACTGCCAACGAACACGATCAGAATGGATGGCACATCGATGTACTGGCCAATGCCTCCTGCCAGCACCATAGCCACAATCACAATGGCATAAGAACCCAGTGCACCAATCAGCGTGGCGATATCCACAATAATGGCCCTTCAAAAATCACGCCTTCAGCCTGCCATTAAGTGTAATTTGTTTTTTCGAAAGTTCCACATATTGTTTCTTTTAGGCGCCAATTTGGCGACAATAAGAAGCACAAGAGAGCAGACAGACGACAGACATGAACAAACAAGCCAACGAAGCCTCATTTGAGGCCAATCTCAGAGCGCTCGAAGACGTCGTCACGCAACTGGAGCGTGGCGATCTGCCCTTGGAAGAAGCCTTGCGACAGTTTGAACGTGGCGTCCAACTCACACGCCAGTGCCGAAAGGCATTGGAGACAGCTCAACTCAAAGTCGAAAAACTCGAACAGCTCATCAAAGAAAGCCCTCTGGAACAATTCAATGCCGATGAATAAATCGCTGCAAGATTACCGGAGCCTTGTTGAGCAGGCACTCAACGCCTGGCTTCCTCTGGAAACCGAGATGCCGCAACGGCTTCATCGAGCCATGCGCTACAGCACGCTGGCCGGGGGCAAGCGACTGCGTCCGGCGTGGACACTGGCCACGGCCGAAATGCTGGGTGGCTCACTTGACGATGCCCTCGTCCCTGCCGCCGCCATCGAATTGATTCATGTGTACTCTCTCATTCACGATGACTTGCCAGCCATGGACGATGACGACTGGCGACGCGGTCAACCCACATGCCACCGCGCCTTTGATGAAGCGATCGCCATCCTGGCTGGCGACGCGCTTCAAACGCTGGCTTTTGAATGGATTGCCAGCAAGCCAATGGCAAGTGTATCGGCAGAACGACGACTGTCCATGATCAAAATACTTGCCCATGCGGCTGGCACCTATGGCATGGGCGGCGGCCAAGCCATCGACTTGGAAGCTTCCGGCCAAACTTTGACCGAAGACCAGCTGGCACACCTGCATCAGCTAAAAACCGGCGCGCTTATCCGGGCCAGCATCCAATTGGGCATTCTCTGTGCACCGCCAATTCCACACAAGGCGTCGGAATGCCTTGATAAGTATGCCAGTTGCTTGGGGCTCGCCTTTCAGATTCAAGATGACATTCTTGATGTCATCGGCGACAGTGAGCGGCTCGGCAAAACACCCGGCACAGACCAGAAATTGCAAAAAACAACTTACGTTGATTTGCTTGGACTCGAAGGCGCCAAGGCGAAAGCCGCACAGTTGACCAACGAAGCGCTACAAGCATTGGCACAATTGCCGTACAATACCGACACGCTGGCACACTTTGCCGAACTTGTCGTCACGCGCGACCACTGAAGTCCATAACCGCCTATGAGTTTATCAGACAAATATCCACTGTTGTTTCAAATTGACACACCGGATGACCTTCGCCGTTTGTCTCGCGATCAATTAGCGCAGTTAGCGACGGAACTGCGTGGCTATTTGATTGATACCATCAGCGGCTGCGGTGGGCATTTCGCCGCAGGCCTTGGCACCGTAGAACTGACCATTGCCTTGCATTATGTTTTTAATACGCCAGCAGATCGAATTGTCTGGGATGTCGGCCATCAAGCCTATCCGCATAAAGTGCTGACAGGGCGACGAGATCGGCTTCACACCATTCGCCAGACAGATGGTCTGCACCCTTTTCCCACGCGCGCTGAAAGCGAATACGACACATTTGGCGTCGGCCACTCCAGCACGTCAATTGGCGCAGCCCTCGGGATGGCGTTGGCAGCACGCCAAAAGGGTATCGACCGCAAGCATGTGGCCGTCATTGGAGATGGTGCCATGACCGCTGGCATGGCCTTCGAAGCCCTTAACCACGCTGGAGACGTCAAGGCGGATCTGCTTGTCGTGCTCAACGACAACGACATGTCCATTTCGAAAAATGTCGGCAGTCTGAATAACTATTTTGCGCGAATCTTTTCCGGTGCGTTCTATACCACGGTGCGTGAAGGCGGTAAAAAAGTCCTCGACCGTTTGCCGTCTGGTTTCCGTGAGCTCGCTCGTCGCGCTGAGGAACATATGAAAGGCATGTTTGTGCCCGGCACTTTATTTGAAGAAATGGGGTTCAACTACATTGGCCCTATTGATGGCCATGATCTCGACACTCTGCTCGACACGCTGAGCAACATGAAACACCTCAAAGGCCCACAGCTTTTGCATGTCGGCACGGTCAAAGGCAAGGGCTACCCACCCGCAGAGTCCGATCCGGTGGCGTATCACGGCGTGCCGATTTTCGATCCGTCACAGCCGACTCTGCCAGCCGGCAAACCCAAAACAACGTTCTCCAACGTTTTTGGTCAATGGTTAGTCGATGCCGCCACCAAGGATGAGCGAGTCATCGGCATTACACCAGCCATGCGTGAAGGTTCCGACTTGATTGCTTTCTCAGAACAGTTTCCAGATCGTTACTTTGATGTGGCCATCGCCGAGCAACATGCCGTCACACTGGCCGCTGGCCTTGCCTGCGAAGGTATGAAACCTGTGGTGGCCATTTACTCCACGTTTTTGCAACGAGCCTATGATCAGCTCATCCATGACGTTGCCTTACAAAATCTTGACGTCACCTTTGCCATCGACCGTGGCGGCATTGTTGGAGGGGATGGTGCCACGCATCAGGGTGCTTTTGACTTAAGCTACTTACGTCCGATTCCTAACCTTGTGAGCATGGCGCCCTGTGACGAGTCGGAATGCCGCAAAATGTTGCAAACTGCCCTTGAATATCCGGGGCCTGCCGCTGTTCGTTATCCTCGCGGCACAGGTGCCGGCGTTCCAGTTGAACCAAACCTTGATACACTCCCAATCGGTCAAGGACGCGTGGTTCGAGAAGGCGAACAAGTGGCCATCCTTTCTTTTGGGACACGCTTGCACGACGCGCTTGAGGCCGCAGAAACCCTCAATGCCACCGTGGCCGACATGCGTTTTGTCAAGCCCCTTGACATCGAGCTCATCAAAAATCTTGCCAATACGCACGAATACATTGTCACCGTTGAAGAAAATGCTCGTATCGGCGGGGCTGGCAGTGCCGTACTCGAAGCCATGGCAGAATTGGACATCAGTCGGCCAACGCTGTTGATCGGCCTGCCGGATCGTTTTGTCGAACATGGTCATCCTGCCGACATATACCGTCGCCTATTGCTCGACAGCGAAGGCATTACCCGACAAATTCAAGATTTTCTTAAGGCGTTGTGATATCGAGTTCCGTTCAGTCTTGTCCCAGCGTTGAGCGGAACTCGCCGAAGTCCAATGTCACTGTAAAATCAGCCCCCTATCACGAATCTACCCCAACCTAATCGAAAACCCTTTTGTCAACCTCGGCTAATCTGTGGGTCAAAGCTCCGGCTGAACGATACAAGCCTGTATGCTGTTCTAGGCGGCCACCAAGTGGCTGTAACAGCGGCTGAGTGTGCAGCGTCCATTTCAACATAAACGAAAAAAGCGGCGAGCTCGTTTCATCGACTTTCTGCAAAAAGAAGTTGACTGGGCTTTGACTGTCTTCCGTGTATCGGTTGTGAACGAAAATCAGCGGCAAGGCCAGCACACATATGAGTGGAACAATCTTGATTCCCCAAACGACACCCCTACGTGTGTTTCGTTTCCATTGTGGCTGGAAGACCTCAAGCGCCTTAAGCGGTAATTTAATCAGTGTCATACAAATCAAAAATAAACTTAGCGACATGGATATCGGCGGAATGACCACCGAACGCAATGCCTGCTTTCCCACTTGCTCGTAGCGCCCGCCATCTGCGAACAGGGGGCGGGCACCAGATATCATGGCAAGATACTTTTTCGTTTCTCGCGCAATGTTTGGCGCCAGCACATGTCTTACAAAATTTCTTTTGTTCCAGTCAGCCCTGCCCCCCGTCACATACATAGCGCCCATCTTCTCGGCAATCTTCTTCTGTACACTCCGGTGGCGCTAAAACTCAATCCATTCAAGGTTTGGAGGCAACGACAGCCCACGACGTCTCATTTCACTTTTCCATCGCTTGTCGGCTTCTCG contains:
- the motB gene encoding flagellar motor protein MotB (with MotA forms the ion channels that couple flagellar rotation to proton/sodium motive force across the membrane and forms the stator elements of the rotary flagellar machine; Vibrio parahaemolyticus protein is associated with the polar flagella) yields the protein MAEPQEECKCPPPGLPAWMGTFSDLMSLLMSFFVLLLSFSEMDVLKYKQIAGSMKNAFGVQNQIKVKDIPKGTSVIAQEFRPGKPEPTIIETIQQRTDEITKESLDFETQEEEPQAQDDKGEKGAGDANLQELELSSAAPTEKTEALAKQLASALKEELNSGQIEIEAHGGIVVIRIREKGSFPSGSARLRRQFKPVIAKIRDILVTTKGEIRVAGHTDDRPIRTPLYPSNWELSGARAASVVRELLKGGKLDKKRFSIYGLADTRPLVPNTTEDNRARNRRVEIWIVSGDSLKKPRKVIGVGQDEKTGK
- the pomA gene encoding flagellar motor protein PomA; this translates as MDIATLIGALGSYAIVIVAMVLAGGIGQYIDVPSILIVFVGSHFIVIMKHTLGQFFGGFKVGMKSLFFKSENLNDLIAKIVELADMARKGGLLSLEGADIPNPFMKKGVGLLVDGHSAEVVETILRQDVALAKARHEEASLVFKSLGDIAPAMGMIGTLVGLVGMLANMDDPKSIGPAMAVALLTTLYGAVMANMLAIPVKEKLELRNEEESRANNLIIDGLLAIQAGQNPRVIEQMLMNYLPESQRPKTE
- the xseB gene encoding exodeoxyribonuclease VII small subunit, whose product is MNKQANEASFEANLRALEDVVTQLERGDLPLEEALRQFERGVQLTRQCRKALETAQLKVEKLEQLIKESPLEQFNADE
- a CDS encoding (2E,6E)-farnesyl diphosphate synthase — protein: MPMNKSLQDYRSLVEQALNAWLPLETEMPQRLHRAMRYSTLAGGKRLRPAWTLATAEMLGGSLDDALVPAAAIELIHVYSLIHDDLPAMDDDDWRRGQPTCHRAFDEAIAILAGDALQTLAFEWIASKPMASVSAERRLSMIKILAHAAGTYGMGGGQAIDLEASGQTLTEDQLAHLHQLKTGALIRASIQLGILCAPPIPHKASECLDKYASCLGLAFQIQDDILDVIGDSERLGKTPGTDQKLQKTTYVDLLGLEGAKAKAAQLTNEALQALAQLPYNTDTLAHFAELVVTRDH
- a CDS encoding 1-deoxy-D-xylulose-5-phosphate synthase — encoded protein: MSLSDKYPLLFQIDTPDDLRRLSRDQLAQLATELRGYLIDTISGCGGHFAAGLGTVELTIALHYVFNTPADRIVWDVGHQAYPHKVLTGRRDRLHTIRQTDGLHPFPTRAESEYDTFGVGHSSTSIGAALGMALAARQKGIDRKHVAVIGDGAMTAGMAFEALNHAGDVKADLLVVLNDNDMSISKNVGSLNNYFARIFSGAFYTTVREGGKKVLDRLPSGFRELARRAEEHMKGMFVPGTLFEEMGFNYIGPIDGHDLDTLLDTLSNMKHLKGPQLLHVGTVKGKGYPPAESDPVAYHGVPIFDPSQPTLPAGKPKTTFSNVFGQWLVDAATKDERVIGITPAMREGSDLIAFSEQFPDRYFDVAIAEQHAVTLAAGLACEGMKPVVAIYSTFLQRAYDQLIHDVALQNLDVTFAIDRGGIVGGDGATHQGAFDLSYLRPIPNLVSMAPCDESECRKMLQTALEYPGPAAVRYPRGTGAGVPVEPNLDTLPIGQGRVVREGEQVAILSFGTRLHDALEAAETLNATVADMRFVKPLDIELIKNLANTHEYIVTVEENARIGGAGSAVLEAMAELDISRPTLLIGLPDRFVEHGHPADIYRRLLLDSEGITRQIQDFLKAL